The window AAACCCATGCTCCGTCAGGTACTTAAGGTCCCTTGCCAGCGTGGACGGGTTACAGCTTACGTAAACAATCCGCTGTGGCTGCATTTCAACCAAAGTATTAAGCAGCAACTGGTCACAGCCTTTTCTTGGTGGGTCAACAACTACCACATCCGCTTTTACTCCCTGTGCGTACAGCTCAGGAATAACCTTCTCTGCCTCTCCCACCAAGAATTCCACATTTGAGACACCATTGATTTCAGCATTTCTTTTAGCATCACAAATAGCATCAGCAACAACCTCTACGCCTACAACGTGCTTTGCCTTTTGCGAAAGAAAAAGCGAAATAGTTCCGATGCCGCAGTAAAGGTCAAAAACCGTTTCATTCCCGGAAAGGCCTGCATATTCAAGAGCCTTTTCATACAGCACTTCTGTTTGAATCGGATTGACCTGAAAAAATGACAAAGGAGAAATCTCAAACTTGAAGCTTCCAATATAGTCAGTTATGTACTTCTGTCCATAAATACAAATATTCTTATCACCAAGAATAATATTGGTGTTTCTGGTATTCACATTTAAAATAATGCTCTTAATATCAGGAAAATATTCAAGCAGCTTATTAACCAGCTCGTCGGATTTTGCCAGTTTATTTCCGTTAACAACCAGCACCACCATAATTTCTTCGGTTTTAAAGCCCTTCCTGACCATTACGTGGCGAAGAAGCCCTTTTCCGGTTTTCTCATCATAAATAGCTATACCCTCATCCTTACAAAAATCTCTAACAACGTCCCTGATGTTATTACTCTCATCAGGCTGAATATCGCACAAATTGCTGTCAATAATATTATGAGACCTTGTTTCATAGAACCCTATTCTGATATCACCCTTATCAGAGCCAACCGGGTATTGAACCTTATTCCTATACTTAAATGGGTTTTCCATTCCAATAGTGTTATTAACTTTAATATTCTGTAAACCGCCAATTCTTCTGATATTTTGCAGAACAGTATCTTTTTTAAAATCAAGCTGTGCCTGATATGACATGTGCTGAACCGCACAACCTCCACATTTGTCATAAACGGGGCAAAATGGCTTTACTCTGTCAGCTGAAGAATTCTTTATATTAACAAGCCGCCCCACTGCATAGCTCTTGGTTTGTTTAACTATTTTGATGTCAACATTTTCTCCGGGAAGAACTCCGTCAACAAAAACCACAAAACCCTCAATCTTTCCTACACCCTGTCCTTCATGAGTTAACCCGGTTATATCAATATTAAATGTTTTATTCTGTGAAAATATCTTTTGAGAAGGCTGTTTCATTGGTCATCCACCATTTCCTTAATTTATAACCAATATAATACCATATTTGGCCTGATAGATAAATATAGACAGAACCCACAAAAAACAAAAACCTTGGCATGGCAAAAATCAGTACCCGTTAACCATGCCAAAGCTTTTAGATAATTTTATCTATCTTGTTATAACAAATAAACTCATTATTACTGTCTTTTGTAATCCAGCAGGATATTACGAAGCTTACTGGCATGCATTCCCTCGTCTTGGGCAAAATCCTTGAACACCTGCTTAATCTTTTCATCTTCAATCCTTTTTGAGTACATTTCGTAATCCCTTACCAACTCCATGGAGTTTTCCCATGCTCTCAAAAGTCTGTCATACGTGGTAAGTTCAATTTCATTTTCGTTCATAAAATCTCCTCCATTACCCAATAGAATCCAAAAGTTTTTTCAAATCAGCAAAGCACTTGCATTGTTCGGCAAAAGGAACTGTATTGAGCCCGCTTGTACTGTAACAGACAAAATCCAAGGTAGCTTCTTGTAAGCTATCCAATTGAAGCCCGGGAGTAACATTAATTCTGGACGCAGACATCTTCAAAATGCAAGAAGCAAATGCACGGTAAACCCCAATCCCTACATAGCAGGCAACTCTGGGTTTTAAAGTATCCAAAAGCCTGTAGAGGTTTGCCGAACCTTCAATAACTTCATCTGCGCCGATATCATTGGCAGCTTTAGTCTGCCTGTCAACAATATTTGTGGAGCCATATCCCAATTCAAGTATTTTCCTGTCATCCTCCGGCTGAAATCTGACAGGTGTCAGACCTGCTTCAAATAAAAATCTCCAGAATCTGTTGCTTTTATGCGAATAGTGGTGCCTGTTTTTGGCAGAAAGCAAGCCCGGATTATAACCTATAAAAACAACTTTAAGTCCCGGCGCAAGGATGTCTGGCAGCGGCTTTTCAAAACTAAAATTATCCATAGTATTCCTCCAAAAGGTAAAAACTACGGAGTGCTTTTCTTTATATTTAGCATTTTGTAGTTTTTTTATGTAAATATTGATTGAATAAAACTTTTTATCAAGGCAAATCTATAAACTTGTAAACAAACTTTATATGGAGGTCATTTAAAATTGGTATTAATTATCGTCTCTCTTATAGTTTCAGCAATTATTGCAATATTGGCAATTTTAATTATATTACTGTTTATTGTACCGTTAAAGACCGATTTTGTATTGGATACTGATAATTCAATAATACAAGCAACAGCTTTATGGCTTCATCCATTTATAATGGCACGGGTTACATTGGAAAACAGCACTCCGGTATTAAATATCCATGTTTTTGGAAAGCATTTCATAAAGAAAAAGCTAAATAAAAACATTAGTAAAGGCCACAGTCTGGAATATCTTGGAGCTATAGAGCCTGAGGACATACAAGTCAGTACCCGTTATGGGTTTAATAATCCCTTTGACACAGGTATTACTTGCGGAGCTGTAAATATGGTTTCGCAATTAATCAATATAAATACTTTTGAAAACCAACCGGACTTTCTTGCAGATAAAGATTATGTATATTTAAATGCTTCAGCCAAAATATACATGGGTTCGGCAATTATGAGAATATTACAAATACAACGACTTTACAGGAGGGATTTGCAATGGATACAAACATGAATCAGAATGTAACCGCATTATTTTCAAACCTTGAAGACTTTACTCAGAATGAAGGCTTAATAGGAAAGCCTGTTACACATGGGGATAAAACCTTTATTCCTGTAGTTTCAGTAACTCTTGGCTATGGAACAGGTAATACAGCCAGCAAAAACCATGGTACCAGTACAAAAGAGCAAGCAGGCGGAACTACCTCCGGTATGGCAAACAATATGGCTGGAGGAGCCTTGGGACTGGGAGCTAAACTTTGTACAGATGCAGTAATCATAGTAGATAAGGACAACGTTTCAATGCTTCAAGTTGGCCCTACTGCCACAAGCCAGCTTATGGACAAAATGCCGCAGATAATCTCAGGCATAGGTTCCATGGGAAAACAGCAACAGCAACAGGGGCAGCAGTCCCAAAGCGGTCAAAGTCAGCAATAATCAAAGACCAAAATTTTACTGAATATGTACCGAATAAACGTGTAACACTATTATAGCAAGTAATATCTTTTAACATGAAAGGACAATATACCATGGATAAAGTAGAAAACAGACAAGGTTTTGGCCTGGGACATCTTCTATTGCGTATAGTAATCGGGGCTGTCATTTTGGCAATTACAGCATTTATAACACCGGGTTTTTTGATTTCATCATGGTTTTCATTATTGCTTGCAGCAGTAGTATTGGCAGTACTGGACTGGGCAGTAAGCAAGGTAACAGGTGTAAACGCAACTCCTTTCGGCCGTGGAATTTCAGGCTTTATACTGGCAGCCGTTATCATTTATGTTATTAAGTTTATAGTACCGGGATATAATATATCACTCCTAGCTGCTGTTATTGCTGCACTGGTATATGGTGTAGTCGATGCAATTATTCCCGGACGTGGTATGTAGGTACCATGGAGGAATATCTGCAAAACTGACGTTTAGGAGCGGCTTGTTTAACAAGGCCGCTCCTAATAAAAAAAAATCCCTCTTACAAGGGAAAGATAAGATTATTATTGAATCAGTATGCCGTTATATAGATTATTCCATATTATATACAGTTTATACCTTTATTTTCCATACATTTCCTACGCCTTAGCACTTTCAGAAATCTTGAAAAGGTCTGAAGATGCGTCTTGTAATAGCATAGATATCTCATCCAAATCATTAAGAGTTTTTACCTGTATCTGAATAATAGTATCAAAATCCTGATAATCCCTGGAATTTCCAGAAGCTCCCCATGCAATTTTATCTACGGCATCAACAAATTCTCTGGCTGTCTGATAATGAGTATGCGCTTTGTCAGCAGATGCTTTAACAGTATCTGAAACATTGCTGATAGATTGAATTATTTCTCCAATACCTTTCTTGACTTCATTTATTCTGGCTGCACCATCTTCAACTCCCAGCAACCCGGAATTCATTTTGTTAACAGCGGTGTTAATACTTGCCTGTATTTCTTTGATTTGCTCTTTTATTTCAGCTGCCGAATTATTGCTCAGATTAGAAAGCTTTCTTATTTCATCCGCAACAACCGCAAAACCCTTTCCCTGTTCACCCGCCCTATTGGCTTCAATTGCGGCATTCAATGCCAGCAGATTAGTCTGTGAAGCAATTTGAGTAATAGTATTGGTAATCTCCCCAATTCTTCCGGAGGAGGATTCAAGGTTTTCAATAGATGTTGCAATAGAGCGAACAGTTTCATTAACTGAGGATATAAATATTTCGGCCTCTTCAACCGTCTTTTCTTTCAGCTTGGCTGTTTCCACCGCCCTCACACTATCCCCTACTGCCTTTTGCGCCTGTTCGGTTACGGTTTTTACACCTGAGATTATACTTTCAGTATCCAGTACAAACCCTTCCCTGTCAGCAGTCTTTGTTGCTGAAATTTTCTCCATAGTCGTTCTGTTTTGGTCAACGAGAGTCTTAACTCTCTGCTTCAAAGTACTTATTTCACTTCCTGTATCCTTAAACTGTTCAACCATCTTCTGTTGTCCGTCAATAACATTGTTGACCTGCTTACCCAATTTACCTATATCATTAGATGCTGCCATTTCAGCCCTAACGGTCAAGTCTCCCTTTTCAACCTTTGAAAGGATATTTGAAAGATAATGAATAGGCTTAACAATCCTGTTGGATAAAAGTAATGCAATCAACATCCCCACAATTATTGAAAACAGCGTAATAGCAATAAATATCCAGAATATGGCGTGCTTAATTTTTTCAGAAGACTTTATATCATCAGAAAAATAGTTGTTAAAAGAAGCTCTGAGCTTATCAGAATTATCGAGAAAAGCTTTATTAAGCTCAGACATACTCTTATACCCTTCTGAGACACCTCCATTCTCAAGAATTGCAGCTCTTTTAAATATCTCCTGAGCAGTACCGTCTATGGAGTTATTTAAAGCAGTAAGCTTTTTGATTTTTTGTTCAGCAAGACCATTTTTCAAAAGCTCTGCTAATTTTATTTCAATACTAGTTTTATTCTTTTTAAATTCAGCTGTTGAATTTTTATCGCCTGAAGCAGAATACAACAAAATTGCATTGTTTCTGTTTATTAGTATGGCTGTATCCGCAATCTCACTATAGGTATGTAAATCTCTGGCAATTTTTTTCATATTCCAGACCCTGTCAAAGCCTTGAGTTGCTCTGGCATTGCCAAGAATATTCTGGCTGGCTGCAGCGGCTGCTGAAATTCTCTGTTCAAGATCTTCAACCTTTGCACTAAAATTATTATCCTGAAGGATTGATTCATTGCTTCCTGATGTGTTTAAATACGTCAGAATATCAGCCAAAAGCTTTTTTATCTCCGTAAACTGATTATCAATATATCCTGAATCCGAATCAACCAGACCGATTATTCTGTTCAACTCCGTAATATCATCCATAAGCCTTGCCGACCTGTCCTCAATTGGACTTCCCGTTGTGTTTTTAAGTTCATTTATAATGTTTTGCATTTCATTAAAATTATCCTGAACACCCTTTAAAAAAGCATCAATGCCTCTGTTTTCAAAAGTTTTGATATCAGGACTGATTTTATCATTAAATAAACTCTTATATTCTTTGTTGATACTATCCAGTTTCTCAACAGTCTTTTTGTCCTCAGAACTTATTTTAGCCCCCTTTAAATTCTTTAACTCTGAGTCCATCTTGTTTCCTATGTCTGTAAAAGTTTGGCTGTCGTCACTGAATGAATTTACAATATCCGTTAAAACCTGCTGTCTTTGAGCAGACAACCGGTTTAAATCCTGTACTGCATCCTGATTTGACTTATTAGCTTCTATATTATTAACGGAACTAATTACTTTTCTATATCCAAAGAAAGAAATAGCAGATGAGATTAACGAGATTGCAATAACAATGCAAAATGCTCCGATAATTGTGCTTTTAATATTTTTCATATATAACAACCTCCAACTTTCCAGTGAAAATAGCCGAATATAAAAGAGTTCTACATTTTAGCAAAAAAATCCTTCAACTCAACTACCTTTTTCGCCATTTTTTTCTTGACTTAGAAAAAATATTATAGAAAAGCATATCTTTAATCTGTATAAGTAGCAGAAACAGGTTATTTTCGTATCAAAATTGGAAATAATTCTAATACATATATTTATAGAATGGTGGTTCAAATGAAAAATTTTTTTAAACCCGCATGGTGTTTGGTAATTATACTGCTTCTTTTATTATTATCGGTAATTTACTTACTTAATGCCAAATCTGCCCGTTTGGAGAAAACCAACAATGTTTTGGGCGAACAAGTCCAAAATATGTCCAGAACCCTGACGGAGCAAAATAAAGTACAAGAAGCAAACATGGAATTGATAAGGATTCTCCAATCAGACCAGACAAACTGTAAAACAAGATTAAGCGAATTTGCAAAAACGTATACCAAAATATCAGGCAGCTATGTAAAAAAGTCCAGCAGAGGTACATCCGTTAATATTGCAAATCACACAATAGAAGATATTATTAAGCTCAACACCCTTGTAAAAAACATGGATATGGCTTTTAACAACAACAATGACCTTAGATTGGAACTTGAAAAATCAAACAATGAGCTGGAGGAATTTGTTGACGCGCTGCCTACATTTATTCCCGCTAAGGGTAAAATCACTTCCCCTTTCGGGATGAGAAACCATCCCATTACGCACACAAGAAAGGTTCATAAGGGCGTAGATATTGATGCACAAACAGGAGACCCCATAATGGCAGCTGCTTCCGGAAAGGTAATATATGCAGGACTCTCCGGCGGCTATGGGAATCACGTTATAGTAGACCACGGTAACGGTTTTAAAACAGTATACGGTCATTCATCAAAACTCCTTGTCAAAGCCGGTCAAATTGTTAAAAAGGGTCAAAAAATAGCACTGGTGGGGAGTACAGGCAGAAGTACCGGCCCTCATCTGCATTTTGAAATAAGAATAGCCGATACCGCAGTAGACCCGGTTAAATATGTTGAATTTAAACCTCCAACACAGTAATACTTTCAGGCAATACGGGAAATATTGTATTTATCCCTTTAAAATTTACTAATATCCTTATAAAAGGAAAATTTCCATTGAATCAAGGGACGGCTATCTTTATGGGAAAGTTAAGCCATTAGTATAGTTTTGTCCCTTTATTTCGGGCATTTTCGTAACATTTAAATAATATGTACTAAAAAACGTTTTATGATATAATATTGTGAGCAAAATGTATTAATTTAAGGAGGATATTATGAAAGCTAATGAAAAGGCTGCATCAGGGACGGATAAGCAAAAAAAGAAGAAGAAGACCCCTTCGTCTCCAGCTTCTAAATTTACCCTTGCAGTTATAAAAACAGTGTTTGTTATCCTCATATCTTTAGGGTGTGTTGTTGGTGGTGTATTAGGCGGGGCCGTTCTCGGATACATAAAGACTGCATCGCCGATTACGCCGGATCAGCTTGAAATGACGAAAGTAACTTTCATATATGACAAGGATGGCAAGGAGATGACTCAGGTCAAAGGCGGTGAAAACCGAATACTTGCCGAACATTCTGAAATACCCGATAATATGAGACATGCATTTATTGCAATAGAAGATTCCAGATTCAAAAAGCATTCCGGTGTTGACAAAAAGCGTTTTGTAGGTGCTGCACTAAGCTATATTCTTAAATTCGGTAATGCTGACTACGGCGGAAGTACCATTACTCAGCAGTTGGTTAAGAATATAACCGGAAACACTGATTCTACAGTTAAAAGAAAAGTTCAGGAAGCCTGGCAGGCAATTGATTTGGAAAAAAAGATGTCAAAGGATCAGATTCTTGACAATTATATGAACAGAATTAACACCGGGTTGGGCTGCTGGGGTGTACAGGCAGCAGCAAAGAAATTCTTCAATAAAGATATAAAAGATCTTTCTCTTGCTGAATGTGCCAGCATTGCAGGTGTTACAAAATCTCCGGGAACATATGATCCTACATTAAGTGAAAAATCAAAGGCTGCAAACAAAGAACGTCAGAAAATCATCCTTGATGAAATGCTAAGGCAAAAATATATTACTCAGAACGAGCATGATGAAGCAGTAGCCGAGCCATTAAAAGTCTATAAAGGCACAAGTGAAGGTGCCAAAAAGTCTAATAATGTACAGAGCTATTTTGAGGACTATGTACTGACCCAAGTTAAAAATGACTTGATGAAGAAATACAATTTATCCAGCAATAACGCTACCATAAAGTTGTACAACGGCGGTTTGAAGATTTACACAACTCAGGACAGCAACCTTCAGAAAATAATGAACGAGGAGTTTACAAATCCTAAGAACTTCACTGCCAATGAAAAAATTAGCAATCCTGACATGCAGGCACAGGCAGCAATGCTTGTTATGGACCCGACTACAGGACAAATTCGTGGTATGTACGGTGCATATGGCGAGAAAAAAGCTAATTTCACCCTAAACAGGGCTACGGATATGAAGAGACAGCCTGGTTCAAGTTTCAAGCCTATAGCAGTTTACGGACCTGCAATAGACCTTGGTATTATAACACCTGCTACTGTAATAGATGACGTACCTGTATACCTTGATAAAGAACATCCCACTACCCCGTATCCAAGAAATGCGGAAACAGGCGTATATGAGGGACTTCTCACAATCAGGAGAGCTATACAAAAGTCACAGAACGTTGTGGCAGCTCAGGTGTGGATGAATCTGTTGGGAGCTCAAAATTCTATAAACTATCTGAAAAAGGTTAATATAGACAGGTCTAAAGAAGGCTATGTTTCAATGGCCCTCGGTGGCTTGAATGAAGGAGTTAATCCCTTGATTATGGCTTCTGCATATGTTCCCTTTGACAACAAGGGAGTTTATCTGGAACCCATATCCTATACGAAAGTAACAGATGATAAAGGCAATGTGATTTTGGATAAGAAAACAGACCAGAAGAGAAATATAGCTTACAAAGAAACAACTGCATTCCTTATGACAAGCATGATGAGAGACGTTGTAACAAACGGTACTGCTTCTATATCAGGAGGTTTGGGACGTGGAAGCTTGGGAACAGTAAAAAATTCCTCAGGCAAGGTAATACCTACCGCAGGTAAAACAGGTACAACCAACGATACCTACGATAAATGGTTTGTTGGATATTCTCCGTACTATGTGGGTGCTACCTGGTATGGCTACAATTACAATAAGACTCTGAAGGGTCAAGAAGTTTATCAGGCATTGAATCTTTGGAACAAGGTAATGAACAGAGCACATGCAAAACTTGAGCCAAAAGACTTCTCTCAGCCTCAGGGATTGGTAAAGAAAACTATATGCATTTATTCCGGCAAGCTTGTAGGTCCATATTGCAGTGGCGACCCACGTGGTAATGCAATAAAAACAGAGTATTTTGCAAAAGGTACTGAGCCAACTGACACATGTAATGTACACGTACTTGCTAAGGTAGATACAAGTTCAAAGGATATTTACGGACGTCCACTGTTGGCAAATCCCTTCTGTCCGCCAAGCTTGGTAAAGGAAAAGGTATTTATAAAGAGACCTGTTCCATATTTGCCGAAAAGTCCGCTGAAAGGCTCCTTGTCGTTGACTATCAAGGACTGGATATATCAGTTATCGGAAGAAGAATACTGTACAAAACATGGAAAGGGAGCAACTAACGTAATTCCACCGAATAATCCGGCAACTCCTTCTCAGAATACAGGTAATAGCAGTTCCGGTAACACACAAAACGGGAATAACGGCTCACCAAGCAAGCCGACTAACAGCGGAGGTACTCCGTCTGACAGCTCAAATAGCGGCGGTAACCTTGATGATATAATTCCATAAACATCGGATAGGAGGTAGCTGATTATTTCAGCTACCGACCTTCCACACCACCGTACGTACCGTTCGGTATACGGCGGTTCTCTAGTTTACACGTACTTGTTTATAGTAATCCGAAAAGAAGATGTACCCTAATTTCTTTAGAGTATCATTATTAAGAGTTCGGCTAAGTATAGGGCTACAGGAAATCCTCCAGTAGCCTTTTCTTGTATTCGCAAACTCATATGCTTTCTGCTTTTCAATTCCGAAGTGCATGAGCATTTTAATTCTTGTCTTGATTTTCTTCCACTGTTTCCAGTATACCATCCTTATCCTTCTTCTCATCCACTCATCTGTCTGATTCATCAAGCCTTTCATATCGGCTTTTCTGAAATAATTTATCCAGCCTTGAATATACTGTTTTAGTTTATTCGCCCTGAGTTCATTTCCCCAGCCGTTTGAGCGACTTGTGAGTCCTCTTATTTTGTGCTTCATCTTGCTGATTGATTTTGGGTGTATTCTGACTCTGTATTCCCCTTTGCTCCAATAAAAAGCAAATCCTAAAAATTTCACCTCTTTGTAGCGTGCAACCGTTGTCTTATCTCTGTTTACTTTCAGAAAAAGTTTTCCTTCGATAAACGGTATGATGTTATTCAGGGTTCTTTCTGCGCTTTTCCTGCTTTTGCAGAATATCATACTATCATCTGCATAGCGGACAAATTTATGTCCTCTCGCGGTCAGTTCCTTATCCAGTTCATTCAGCATTATGTTACTGAGCAGCGGACTTAGTGGTCCTCCTTGAGGTACGCCGACTTCTGTTTCCTCAAATTTATGCCTTACAACAACTCCTGCCCTCAGATATTTATGAATAAGTGATATTACTCTGCCATCTTTTATGGTTCTTGATAGTACTTCTATCAGCTTGCTTTGGCTCACTGTGTCAAAGAATTTCTCCAAGTCCATATCTACGACATATTTGTACCCCTCGTTCACATTCCTCTGGCATTGGTTTATTGCATCATGCGCACTCCTTTTCGGTCTAAAGCCATAGCTGTACTCTGAAAACTGTGTTTCAAATATCGGTGAAAGTATTTGCGAAATTGCCTGTTGGATTACTCGGTCAACAACAGTGGGTATACCCAACTTTCTCACTTTTCCTTTCTCTTCTTTTGGTATTTCTACCCTTCTTACCGGATTAGGATGGTATTTGCCATCCCTGATTGTTTGAATTAGCTGCTCTCGGTTTTCTCTGAGATACGGCAGAAGTTCATCTACCTCCATTTCATCAATTCCTCCAGCACCTTTATTGGATTTTACTTTCTTGAATGCCGCATTTAAATTGTCTTTGCCCAATATCTTTTTCAATAAATCATCTGTCGACAGGTATGTATTGGTGATGTTGTTTTCAGTTATCCTCTTGTGAGCGGACGCTTCTGCATACTCTTTCTGTTCCGCAGATACCTTTTGCAGATAGCCCTTATTTTGTGGTTGTCTGTCCTTATATTCACTTCTGGTAACATTCATTTACTTTCACCTCCTAAAGTTCAGTCCTTCCCAAATGGCGTCGACTTCATCTGGTACTACGACCTCGGCTGACTTCTCACGATAAATCTTATTTCAATCATGCTTCATACTTTATGTTTCTGCATGTCCGTGAGACCTCCCCAGGTAAGAGCGCAATCTTTCCTTCCATCTACCTGCCACATATACACCATAGGCTCCGAGTAGTTATTGGGCTTCGGCTTGTTATGCAGCCTTACCCGACCTAAATATGCCTGATGTGATTTCTGTTCGTCAGACCAGAAGTTTGCCTCCAGCTTTCTTCAGATTCCTCGTCACCAAGGACACCCTTGCTCTTGGCTATGTGCTTGGCACTACTAGCCCGCACTCGGGACTTTCACCCGTTAGATTGCGCCCATACTGGGCGCACATAGAAAAACGGCTTTTGCAGGAATAATGCAAAAGCCGTTTTTTATTTAACTAAAAGACTATTTTAATCCAATAAACAGTGTACCAACCTGTTCTCCGCTTAATATGTCAAGAATAGTTTCAGGGTGACTACCGTTTGTGAGCACCACATCTACCCCTGCGCCTGTGGCTATCTTTGCAGCACTTAACTTTGTTACCATTCCTCCGGTGCCTCGTTTAGTTCCCGCACCTTCAGCACACTCCTCAATCTCAGTAGTAATCTTATCTATAACGGATAACATCTTGGAATCAGGATTTTTTCTGGGGTCTGAATCATAGAAGCCATCTATGTCCGATAAAATTATGAGTAAATCTGCCTCTATAAGCTTTGCCACAATAGCTGACAGTGTATCGTTTTCGCTAAAGGTATCCTTCTGACCTACTTTAAGCTCAACTGTAGAAACAGAGTCATTCTCATTTACTATAGGTACAATTCCCTTTTC of the Ruminiclostridium papyrosolvens DSM 2782 genome contains:
- the rlmD gene encoding 23S rRNA (uracil(1939)-C(5))-methyltransferase RlmD yields the protein MKQPSQKIFSQNKTFNIDITGLTHEGQGVGKIEGFVVFVDGVLPGENVDIKIVKQTKSYAVGRLVNIKNSSADRVKPFCPVYDKCGGCAVQHMSYQAQLDFKKDTVLQNIRRIGGLQNIKVNNTIGMENPFKYRNKVQYPVGSDKGDIRIGFYETRSHNIIDSNLCDIQPDESNNIRDVVRDFCKDEGIAIYDEKTGKGLLRHVMVRKGFKTEEIMVVLVVNGNKLAKSDELVNKLLEYFPDIKSIILNVNTRNTNIILGDKNICIYGQKYITDYIGSFKFEISPLSFFQVNPIQTEVLYEKALEYAGLSGNETVFDLYCGIGTISLFLSQKAKHVVGVEVVADAICDAKRNAEINGVSNVEFLVGEAEKVIPELYAQGVKADVVVVDPPRKGCDQLLLNTLVEMQPQRIVYVSCNPSTLARDLKYLTEHGFEAKEVQPVDMFPWTGHVESIIWMQLVDKNK
- a CDS encoding ferritin family protein; this translates as MNENEIELTTYDRLLRAWENSMELVRDYEMYSKRIEDEKIKQVFKDFAQDEGMHASKLRNILLDYKRQ
- a CDS encoding mismatch-specific DNA-glycosylase is translated as MDNFSFEKPLPDILAPGLKVVFIGYNPGLLSAKNRHHYSHKSNRFWRFLFEAGLTPVRFQPEDDRKILELGYGSTNIVDRQTKAANDIGADEVIEGSANLYRLLDTLKPRVACYVGIGVYRAFASCILKMSASRINVTPGLQLDSLQEATLDFVCYSTSGLNTVPFAEQCKCFADLKKLLDSIG
- a CDS encoding GerW family sporulation protein, with product MDTNMNQNVTALFSNLEDFTQNEGLIGKPVTHGDKTFIPVVSVTLGYGTGNTASKNHGTSTKEQAGGTTSGMANNMAGGALGLGAKLCTDAVIIVDKDNVSMLQVGPTATSQLMDKMPQIISGIGSMGKQQQQQGQQSQSGQSQQ
- a CDS encoding phage holin family protein, which codes for MDKVENRQGFGLGHLLLRIVIGAVILAITAFITPGFLISSWFSLLLAAVVLAVLDWAVSKVTGVNATPFGRGISGFILAAVIIYVIKFIVPGYNISLLAAVIAALVYGVVDAIIPGRGM
- a CDS encoding methyl-accepting chemotaxis protein, which codes for MKNIKSTIIGAFCIVIAISLISSAISFFGYRKVISSVNNIEANKSNQDAVQDLNRLSAQRQQVLTDIVNSFSDDSQTFTDIGNKMDSELKNLKGAKISSEDKKTVEKLDSINKEYKSLFNDKISPDIKTFENRGIDAFLKGVQDNFNEMQNIINELKNTTGSPIEDRSARLMDDITELNRIIGLVDSDSGYIDNQFTEIKKLLADILTYLNTSGSNESILQDNNFSAKVEDLEQRISAAAAASQNILGNARATQGFDRVWNMKKIARDLHTYSEIADTAILINRNNAILLYSASGDKNSTAEFKKNKTSIEIKLAELLKNGLAEQKIKKLTALNNSIDGTAQEIFKRAAILENGGVSEGYKSMSELNKAFLDNSDKLRASFNNYFSDDIKSSEKIKHAIFWIFIAITLFSIIVGMLIALLLSNRIVKPIHYLSNILSKVEKGDLTVRAEMAASNDIGKLGKQVNNVIDGQQKMVEQFKDTGSEISTLKQRVKTLVDQNRTTMEKISATKTADREGFVLDTESIISGVKTVTEQAQKAVGDSVRAVETAKLKEKTVEEAEIFISSVNETVRSIATSIENLESSSGRIGEITNTITQIASQTNLLALNAAIEANRAGEQGKGFAVVADEIRKLSNLSNNSAAEIKEQIKEIQASINTAVNKMNSGLLGVEDGAARINEVKKGIGEIIQSISNVSDTVKASADKAHTHYQTAREFVDAVDKIAWGASGNSRDYQDFDTIIQIQVKTLNDLDEISMLLQDASSDLFKISESAKA
- a CDS encoding M23 family metallopeptidase; this encodes MKNFFKPAWCLVIILLLLLLSVIYLLNAKSARLEKTNNVLGEQVQNMSRTLTEQNKVQEANMELIRILQSDQTNCKTRLSEFAKTYTKISGSYVKKSSRGTSVNIANHTIEDIIKLNTLVKNMDMAFNNNNDLRLELEKSNNELEEFVDALPTFIPAKGKITSPFGMRNHPITHTRKVHKGVDIDAQTGDPIMAAASGKVIYAGLSGGYGNHVIVDHGNGFKTVYGHSSKLLVKAGQIVKKGQKIALVGSTGRSTGPHLHFEIRIADTAVDPVKYVEFKPPTQ
- a CDS encoding transglycosylase domain-containing protein translates to MKANEKAASGTDKQKKKKKTPSSPASKFTLAVIKTVFVILISLGCVVGGVLGGAVLGYIKTASPITPDQLEMTKVTFIYDKDGKEMTQVKGGENRILAEHSEIPDNMRHAFIAIEDSRFKKHSGVDKKRFVGAALSYILKFGNADYGGSTITQQLVKNITGNTDSTVKRKVQEAWQAIDLEKKMSKDQILDNYMNRINTGLGCWGVQAAAKKFFNKDIKDLSLAECASIAGVTKSPGTYDPTLSEKSKAANKERQKIILDEMLRQKYITQNEHDEAVAEPLKVYKGTSEGAKKSNNVQSYFEDYVLTQVKNDLMKKYNLSSNNATIKLYNGGLKIYTTQDSNLQKIMNEEFTNPKNFTANEKISNPDMQAQAAMLVMDPTTGQIRGMYGAYGEKKANFTLNRATDMKRQPGSSFKPIAVYGPAIDLGIITPATVIDDVPVYLDKEHPTTPYPRNAETGVYEGLLTIRRAIQKSQNVVAAQVWMNLLGAQNSINYLKKVNIDRSKEGYVSMALGGLNEGVNPLIMASAYVPFDNKGVYLEPISYTKVTDDKGNVILDKKTDQKRNIAYKETTAFLMTSMMRDVVTNGTASISGGLGRGSLGTVKNSSGKVIPTAGKTGTTNDTYDKWFVGYSPYYVGATWYGYNYNKTLKGQEVYQALNLWNKVMNRAHAKLEPKDFSQPQGLVKKTICIYSGKLVGPYCSGDPRGNAIKTEYFAKGTEPTDTCNVHVLAKVDTSSKDIYGRPLLANPFCPPSLVKEKVFIKRPVPYLPKSPLKGSLSLTIKDWIYQLSEEEYCTKHGKGATNVIPPNNPATPSQNTGNSSSGNTQNGNNGSPSKPTNSGGTPSDSSNSGGNLDDIIP